One Oncorhynchus keta strain PuntledgeMale-10-30-2019 unplaced genomic scaffold, Oket_V2 Un_contig_2207_pilon_pilon, whole genome shotgun sequence DNA window includes the following coding sequences:
- the LOC127921352 gene encoding uncharacterized protein LOC127921352, with translation MRYRYRHAGGLTRLTRDMSYRYRHAGGLTRLTRDMSYRYRHAGGLTRLTRDMRYRYRHAGGLTRLTRDMRYRYRHAGGLTRLTRDMWYRCRHAGGLTRLTRDMRYRYRQPGELTRDMRYRCRQPGELTRLTRDMRYRYRHAGGLTRLTRDMRYRYRHAGGLTRLTRDMRYRYRHAGGLTRLTRDMRYRYRHAGGLTRLTRDMRYRYRHAGGLTRLTRDMRYRYRHAGGLTRLTRDMRYRYRHAGGLTRLTRDMRYRYRHAGGLTRLTRDMRYRCRQPGELTRLTRDMSYKYRHAGGLTRLTRDMRYIYIDTLVG, from the exons atgaggtatagatatagacacgctggtgggttaaccaggttaaccagggatatgagttatagatatagacacgctggtgggttaaccag gttaaccagggatatgagttatagatatagacacgctggtgggttaaccaggttaactagggacatgaggtatagatatagacacgctggtgggttaaccaggttaaccagggatatgaggtatagatatagacacgctggtgggttaaccaggttaaccagggacatgTGGTATAGAtgtagacacgctggtgggttaaccaggttaaccagggatatgaggtatagatatagacaaCCTGGTga gttaactagggacatgaggtatagatgTAGACAACCTGGTgagttaaccaggttaactagggacatgaggtatagatatagacacgctggtgggttaaccaggttaactagggacatgaggtatagatatagacacgctggtgggttaaccag gttaaccagggacatgaggtatagatatagacacgctggtgggttaaccaggttaaccagggacatgaggtatagatatagacatgctggtgggttaaccaggttaaccagggacatgaggtatagatatagacatgctggtgggttaaccag gttaaccagggacatgaggtataggtatagacacgctggtgggttaaccaggttaactagggacatgaggtatagatatagacatgctggtgggttaaccaggttaactagggacatgaggtatagatatagacacgctggtgggttaaccaggttaaccagggacatgaggtatagatgTAGACAACCTGGTgagttaaccag gttaaccagggacatgagttataaatatagacacgctggtgggttaaccaggttaaccagggacatgaggtatatatatatagacacgctggtgggttaa
- the LOC127921353 gene encoding gamma-aminobutyric acid receptor-associated protein-like 2: MKWMFKEDHSLEHRCIESAKIRSKYPDRVPVIVEKVSGSQIVDIDKRKYLVPSDITVAQFMWIIRKRIQLPSEKAIFLFVDKTVPQSRSGTLSTQWNHLKWHL; this comes from the exons ATGAAATGGATGTTCAAAGAGGATCATTCCCTGG AACATCGGTGTATAGAGTCGGCCAAAATACGCAGCAAGTACCCAGATAGGGTTCCG GTGATCGTGGAGAAGGTGTCTGGGTCTCAGATTGTGGACATCGACAAGAGGAAGTATTTGGTCCCCTCTGACATCACGGTGGCCCAGTTCATGTGGATCATCAGGAAGCGCATCCAGCTGCCCTCGGAGAAGGCCATCTTCCTCTTCGTCGATAAGACCGTGCCTCAGTCCAGGTCGGGAACTCTAAGCACTCAGTGGAAtcatctgaaatggcacctttAG